ACCTTCtccaacacaaaagaaaatgaaacagagaaagaacaaaagaagCAAGTAAGCAAAGGATTTATGCTTCTTGCCAACTTAAATTTATatacttttctttctcttttatataaccactttaaaggaaaaatgtttttttaagtaaatCTTTGTGttctaatgtttattttatattttctattgtcttggtaattttttgttataatattttagggataaaaaaaaaaatttatttgttggaTTTTCATAAATCATATAAGAATAGATTGCGGCCTAATAGGCAATAGCTCCCAAGTCCCACCCAAGGAGTTTACACATGGTTTTCTACTTACTTCTTATATGAGGTAGAGAATGCAACATATCAATTGAGTGTTTTGATTCTATTCCAAATGGTATTAGGTTAAAAGGTTTGTTCTTCCATTACTTTTTAGCAACGAGCACATCTTTCCAAAGTATTAGGATAATGGCAAGCTATTTAATCTAACCCCTAAAACTGAAATCGTGGTTCTATCAAAATTGTCTAATCTCTGCCAATGAAAAGTAACGACACAAATCAGACCGGTCTTTGTCGTAGACTTGTAGTCACGTCCACAAAAGTCTGAAGGAGTCCcatataataatacaaatttCTGTATCTAGCTCTGCTTCACACTAACATTTCACCAGCTTCCAGCTGCTTGCTTGTCCAAACCAATAAAGCTTCTCGACCCCAATAGTCTTCATGTGATTCTACTCTTTACTATAAGGCGTTTTGCATATTAGATGCTTATGGATGCCCAATGGCAAGATGTGATAGGCAAGAACTTACACTCAATCATACAGCCTAACACTTGGAGTGGCATGGAAGCTTATGGCTCCAAGCAAACTTAAAAATTTCATTGCAGATGCTATGATTTATGGGTGCAGACAAGGTCAGCTTCAATCAATGGATCCCAGTTTATCTTGTATTGGTGGTGGATGACTTGAAAAATTGAGTGTTCAATTGAATGGTCACTTAAGTGTTCCAATAGGGTTGTGGTCATTTGTTAGCTAGAGGCAAACAAATGCCATGCTAGTTGGATTTGGCTGGAGGATACTCCTCCATGTTTCCAAAATTAATGGTACAtgctttcaataaaattaccaaCTTGtcattcaaagaaagaaaaaaaaaaaaaaaaaaaagggtttaccATTTGAAGCTAATTTAACCATCCATTCCAATATTCTCTATCTACATATTTAAGTACATTACCAAAATCCTTCCTTAATACCCTTTTATCTTCAAAAACAGGTTCCAGTCTCCAATATATGCAATTATCTTTGAGGAGCCTTTgcaagaaatttttattctccatCCACAATGACACTATGAACCCCTTTCTCTTGACTGCCATCTCCGCATCTCTAAGTGAAATGAAAGTTGCTTCCCTTTTAGATGACACATCTATTGTAGCAACCCATAATCTGCTTATTCCAGGACCTGACCCTGCACCCAAAAGCACATCCaccaaactttttccttttagaaTAGACACCTGTCAGATAACAAAATTACTTGCCATCCTACACGGTGACCAAAATTGCTAAAATCTCTCACTAATAACTGCTTTTTCTTGAACTCTAcaattcatcatcaaaatcctAAAAACCATATAAATCATAAAATACCCACTACCATAGCCACAATAACTGCATTATGAGATTTATTTGCAGAGAGAACATACAACCATCATTCTAATCACACTCTCTGTGATTGGGGTTGATAAGAATCCATTCTAATACCACACACTGAAGCAAACCAAATTGCTCTTGCAACTGGACAAGAGAGAACAAATGATCCACAATTTGCTCATATTCACCACACATCAAACATGAATCAgaaacaaaaacttttcttttaattagttcTGACTTCACAGGAAAAGCATTGTTAATTATTTTCCacagaaaaatatgacattaaTCAAGTGTGCAAACAAATGAAGTCATCAGCATGTAGGCAGATTGGTAGAACTGTTAAGTGTCCTCTTTGGTTCCCTGGCATGTTAGTAGACATCAAttgaaaataagtaattttccACTAGCCACAAAACTTGTTAGTCTACCATAATGAAAAAGCCAAAGTGCAACTAGAAATTgacaaaaaccttaaaaatgaataaatatacaTGCATGAAATGCATCTTACTTATCTTTCTCAGTATGCAGCTGCACCATTGGCTGCTTTGTCAAGTAAAACTAGACCCTCAACATAAGAATCAGCAACAGAATACTTATATCCAACAATCCCAACAATGGCACAAGGTGGCCACCATCCATTTCCCTACCATTCATTTAAAACACAATCTCACGATTTCTCCTAAATCCTATTGGCCTTGGTATTGTTTCTGTTGCATTAGtcttactgaaactgaaaacttttgtCCATGACGACTCAACACCATACTCTTTCATCACCCAAATATGGAAATGGCCTCTTTGGTAAACATAATGAAACAAGGCTATGGAATTCCCATATACCAAAACTGAGACAGAAGCACGCAGGCGCAGCCCAATTGCAATTTGACGGTTATAAAATGGAAGTTCTGGCTGCAGTATTTCACGGAACACCTCTTCCTCCAAATCAAACGCCAAAATAAAAGTAGGTGATTTTTCTATATGATCATTACTATTAGTGCTCTGGAAAGCAACCCAATCGACAGCCCCATTGACAAAAGCCGGTGGCTCAAGATCACGTATAGTGCAGCACATGGGTGTATATAGCAGAAAATGTTGTGTCAGACTTGCTTTCTTCTTTCGAGAATGTCAAGAATGAAAAGTTGGACTTGAAAGATGTCAAGCCAAAGTTGGTTGCTAGATTTGGGAAAATTCTTTTTCATAAGTAAGCCATGcttctattctattctattctatgAGTCCTTGTTTtagtcaatagtttttttttttttgggacgccctatgaaaatttaaatcagtataatgaaaaaatgtgaaattatGAGGTTGGCATGAAGAAGTGAGTGAGATAAATCCaaaacacttattttttatgcactTTGTTACCTCAAACCTAAGCAAAGTTGTCAACTGTCACTTCATCCTTATCTTCTAACCAAGAAAATAACTTAAAACTTCATTAACCAAAACTTTAATGATACACTCAGTCAGTTAGAGTAACAATATGATATGAAGTCTATTGTTGGGGTTGCTATTGATCTCTAGCTCAATTAGCACCTCCTCTCCTTACAAGTTCTAGGTagagggtgaggtcatggatTTAAGACATACTAGATGCCTGTgtaactttcaaaaaaaaaaaataaaggaaaaaagaaaaagaaaaagaaaaagaaaggtctATCTAGTGTAATTTATTACTAGATATTTGTCTCAACATTACTGAATCTTGTCATATAAAGTAATTACCGCAAAAGCACAAGGTCACACAGGGAAGTTGTCAATAAAACACGGGCAATTTGTTTCTAATGCAATTGTGCAGCAAACTTGCTTATGCAGATATGTACCCTTCACCATGATTTATCAATTATAGTTATCTCTACTCTTTCTATCTAGTTCTCTGTCTATTGGTTGCTAGATTGATTGATGAAACAATTCATTTGTTTTGGCAACAACATCCTGATCATTTCATATCCCATTTAATAAAATGtactaaattttttgaagtaATGAATGTATTGATATTGATGTTTTGTAACTTCAAAGATTTCACATTCAGATTTGTAATAAGAGAACCTGTTAACATACTTGGAAGAGTTAAGTAGCTACAACTTTCTCATGTAGGAGCCCTTCAATCAGTGAAGAAACTAGGAGAGTAGGTTTGGCTACAGAAACTACATTGAGTCAATTGAGAAGATCATTTTACACAAATATTCCTAATTCATACATGGCAAATATTAAGGGGGAAGTCACCCAAAAGattaaacttgattttgaagAGGAGAAAGATTTATACCATGTAAAGGTATTTCTTTTGCTGAATACCTCTgcttatatatattcacaattaTGCCTTTTGATTTAGTTGGTCACTGACTTCCCCAATTTACTTTCTCATTTTGTATAGTTGTCTGATGCCACACTACCAGATTCAACTATTTCTTGCAAATGCAGTGTgataaaagaagataaaaggCTTCAACTTTATAAGGCAAGTTTTTTGCTTAATATTGATGCACATTGCATTCAAATCATGCTTAGGTCTGAACTTGTTTCGTGGGGTGCTGATGATTTGTTTTCTtcctgttttattaattttacatgacaaatacatcaatttaacGTGAAAAGTATAGAGTAAAAAAGATGATGAGGTTTAGTGTATCCTGTTTTATGTGTGATTTGAGACTTATGTTCAAATGTCTCACTGTTCTTGTAGATTGAACTACACCAAGTGCGTCATATGGTCATAGACATATCATGCCTTGATAAAAACTTAGACCTAAGGCTGATGCTATCCACCAAGAGGATCTTAACAGCTCTCACTGTAAGTTTCATGTCTGTACAGCCTTAGTACATGTGTGTGTGCATTCAAATTCCAATGCATATAtgtgaaaagaaataaaaagcatATTTTTATCATACTGAAGTTAAGTTTAGGTTAAAGTTTTATGGTCCTTATTGACAGAAAATTTAATATTCAATATTTTAGTTTCTTCCCTCTACATATTTTAGTAGGAAGGAttaattatcatcatcatcatcatcatcatcatgtatatatatatgataaattgtTACTAGAAGTGGGAGAGGGGGGAATTGAACCTTAGTTCTCCTTAAAAATGAGACCAGTCAATGGCACTAAGCTACAAGGATCCTAACATTATCATCTTCTCTTGTATGAAGCAATTggactaaaaaagaaaaatagaagaaaaaagtagaaaaagaaaaaattaaaaacagggGTGGGATTGGACTAATCTTTACCATATGGGATAGTTTTAGCATGGTATTTCTTTCTTGTGAGAGTCTAAGACTTAAATTTCTGACCAAACTAATTTATGTGCTCTCCAGGATGATGAGATGCAAAGCATTAGAAGTCTTATTAATTCTGCAGTTCTAGATCCAGATGTGAAGGGTGGGTTGAGATGGCCCTTGGGGAGGACATCTTCTGGAGGTAGATATTGTGTGGTGGGGGTTTGGCACACAATAGCTAAAGATTATAAAAGTTCATCATTGAGGCTGAAAGTGAGACATGCTGATCgatataattttaaaacttcaaCTGGGGAAGCTACAAGAGAGATAAATCTGAAGCTGAAAAACATTGTCTCATTATTACAAGTAAGTAACGTATGTAACTGGATGCTTATTATAAGTGAATAAGGAGCTTAGTCCATGTAATCTAATAGAGGAACAAATGTCAAACCAGATTTGTTACATTCTTTCCCATAAGGACCATTCCATAACTttacttcaaattaaatattgccATCACATCATTAGATTATGTGTTCTATTTCATATGACTCAGATGTCATTTGCTATCAAATCCATAAATTCATACATTTAATGTCTTTGTGATTTAGTTAAGTTTACTAGCATTTTATAGGAGATCCTAagtattttaggttttattttctttgattccgAGATAGTGTTTTAtcagttattattttattagatttttagttTACTAGTCAAACTAGGAGTCCGACTTCAATATTGCTTATGCATCTGGTCTTTTGTTGCTTACTACAGCATATAGATACAAATTGTGATGagtatctttttctctttcctttatttcttcattatgtGTTATGAACTcctctttttcaattttcaggaACAGGAGGTGCAGGTTAGTTTGGTTTCTGAGATGCTTAAAGACCACTTGAGATTGATATGGGATCATTTCTTATGCTGTGAACattttttgtcatgaaatagcAAAAAAGGTGGCGAAAAGATAAAAACAGAAGGGATACCATAATGGCAGTTTGAATATTTTTGACATGTTTATTGTGTATTTGCTTACATCTTATGGAAATTTCAAGGAAATGGGCATTGATTTAGGATTGTAGTTTTTAGTATAAGATGATATGTAATCCTGTATACCAATGTTTTTTTCCCATAGATTAATGCAACTACTTATGTTTAAAGACACATTTCGCTCATAGTCAAAGCTACAAAATAGCATGCCCAAGTaagaagacaaaacaaaagagcttTATTAACAACATAATAACGAATAAatctaacaaaataaattgttgtTGCCACCCGATTATAGACCTCCCTAAATCATTCCAAAGTGCTAAATCCACTAATTGATCAACCTAGAAGGTAACATTATCCACCTTTCCATGCACTCTTTAGATTAAGATATGTCGTCCACCAATTCCAACCATAATGGAGATGAGATCATTCATAGCAAACTAGATGTAATATCTGAAATCTACTTAAAATTCCCAACATTTTTACAAGATTATGAAATTTGAGACAATCTATCagcaacaatttcaaaaagaaagcaTTTAAAATGTAATGGTGCGTTTAGAGGACCTTGAACCTACGACTATTGGCAAATTCAAATccatttcaaaaacttcttgctCTATGAAATTGAGGATGGCATAAGCATATGGTCATGCCTACTGAAGTTTGAATTTTAGAATTGCTGCTGACTAGTAACagactttattaaaaaaaaaaaaaaaaaaaaaaaaaaaaaaaaaaaaaaaaggtccccAGTCCACAAAGCTCCCACTTTCATGGGTTCTAGAAGAGGTGATTCGTAGGCAGCTTTTTTTTTACtcctaatgtttttttttttttttttggagaggccGATTCCCGGTGACTAGTAACAGACTAATGGACCCAAATCATAATACTCACATATTATACCAAAATTAAATGATACGACCTCCAACAATGGAGTAATGGATTAGAActaaaaattcaaatccatCAAGTATGAGTAACTTCATTATCAGTGTGATAGAGATAGATTATGCAATGAACATGTAAAggcttatttttataatttgtctAACAATTGAAAGACCTCATCTTCAATATTGTAATTATGTGGAAGGAGGTTCCATTGGGTCTGTAACCTATTGGTTTCATTTTTAACAATACATTTTAGGCCCAAATCCAAATCTTTGTATGGTTAGTAGCTATTAATATTTTACTTGTCCACTGtcttctacaaattcattgatttttttatagaataattTTGGGAAACAACTTTTACCCTTAAAAGACATAGAATTTAGCAACAAATCACATGATTAATTTCTTTCATCAATTCTGCATTTTCtttgtgttagtttttattCAAATTAGGTTGGTATCCAATCCAATGAACAAGTATCCAAATATGCAAATGAAACAATGCAACATAAAAAAGAGACATACCTTGGCATcaaatgcaaaagaaatcaaatggaAATAGTGAAGAAACTTGTTTCAAGGTTGTTTTCAGGTGGAGGCATATTTCTTCCAAGTTCGATCAAGATGTTCTCATTTTCTTTGATGGTGGATACAAATTGAAGTCAGAAGAATTATCATCATTGACAAAGTTCTGGGCCATTGAAGAAGAACCCCAATCAAACCCATCACTAAAAGTTGAGCCAATTCCCAAATCTGGCAGACCCAAGCATAAATCGGACCCGTATGATGTCATATTATTTGGATGCTCCATACTAGATGGCAAAGAAATGTGGCCTGTGTCATAAGGACAAGGACCTGAGGAGGCTGATATTTTTTTACCATAGGAAAAGTACTAGGTGACAGCCCATCAACATGAAAGCCCTTCAAAGGAGAGTTAAACTCATTACTTGTTGCTATAAACTTTGATAAAGGAAATAATTAAATCCACTTCCAAAGACACCAGACATAATccaattgaattttgaaaaaaaaaaatgtattgcaTCAATTTTATGGAAGAGAAAATGTTGTATACTTTTGCCAGATTTCCACAATTACATAGGCTGTAGTATAACTCAAAGTGATTGCATAAACCCTTGTCAATAGGATTTCGCACAGCAACTTAGCTAGGTAGGATTTGGCAGTGTATGTTATGTCTGCTAGCAAGAGGAGTTGCTGTATTCACGAGGCAGAGGAGTAAGCAGAGGAGTTGCTGAGTAGGATTATGTATGTTAggattgttttattttttatttgaatttgttttaggATAATAATAGCAATCTGAATTGTTATCGGATTGAAGTATGAAGAGTTTGGCTAGGAATagagtttatctttatctagATGTTGAGTGATTTAAGGATGTTggagttgttttattttataaagctATTTATATAGCTGCACGGCAAATCAATAAAGATTCAATCAGAATATTATACAGCAATTTGCTATTGGGAGGTCTGGTTTTTCCTCGAATTAAAACCATATTTACCCTCTTGATCAGGTCTGTTATAACCAAGAATCACCATAGCTCCTCGCGGCAGACGTGGTGGAAGTCGTGGTCGAGGTGGTCGTAACaacttggtatcagagcaggtcaTGGAGGAATCACGCATCGATCGTTTGGAGGCAGAGATAGGCTCTTTAGCAGCAGGACAAGACAGGAAGTTCCGCGAGTTACAGGAAACATTGATGCAGGCGATAACGTCCATGAATACCCGATTAGATCAAATATCGGGCAGCCAAAGTTTGGAACGAGGACAGAGTTCACACGATGGTGGGGGGTCTCGGCGATTCAATTATAGAGGCCCTCGTGACTCCACCGAGTCTTATGGCGCGGTAATTCCGAGAGTCACTAAACTTGACTTTCCTCGCTTCAATGGCAGTGAAGACCCAACGAGTTGGATTTGTCGAGTGGAGCAATTCTTTGAATTTCAGAAAATTGCCGAGGAAGAGAAGGTTCCGTTAGCGACGTATCATCTAGAAGGCGAG
This genomic stretch from Quercus robur chromosome 4, dhQueRobu3.1, whole genome shotgun sequence harbors:
- the LOC126720445 gene encoding uncharacterized protein LOC126720445 gives rise to the protein MVIDISCLDKNLDLRLMLSTKRILTALTDDEMQSIRSLINSAVLDPDVKGGLRWPLGRTSSGGRYCVVGVWHTIAKDYKSSSLRLKVRHADRYNFKTSTGEATREINLKLKNIVSLLQEQEVQVSLVSEMLKDHLRLIWDHFLCCEHFLS